The Thermosipho melanesiensis BI429 sequence TTTGATAAAAGAGACACTTCCAAAAGCGTGGAAAAAATAATAACAGAACCAGATGAGCTTTTAGTTGAACTATTGGCTGATACTACAGAGAAGTTAAGCGGTATGAACCAGACAACGAAGTGGTGGAACAATTTTTGATAAAAATCAATCAAAGAACGGTAACACAGCCTAAAAAAGAATACAACCACACAAAGGAGGTTGTTTGAATGAAAACTTTGAATGAAATTATTAGCATAATAAAGGATTTGAAAAAGGAAATTGAACAGAAATACAAAGTAGAAATATTGGGAATATTCGGTTCTTTCGCAAGAGGAGAACAGAAAGAAACAAGTGATGTAGATATTCTCGTTAAATTTCATAAAAATGCAACTCTTTTTGATTTCATAGGACTTTCCATTTTTTTGCAGGAAAAACTCGGTATTGACGTGGATATTGTCCCTCAGGATGCAGTAAGGAAAGAATTGAGAGAAAAAATAAACCAAGAGGTGGTTAACATATGAGAAGAGACATTAAATTGTATGTCAATGATATCCTCGATGCAATACTTGCAATTGAAAAATTTGTGGAAGGGATGAATTTTGAGAAGTTTAAGAGAGACGATAAGACCTCAAGTGCTGTAATAAGAAAGTTTGAAATAATTGGAGAAGCAACAAAACATATCCCAGATGAAATAAGACAAAAGTATCCTAATATACCCTGGAAGGAAATGGCAGGTTTTAGGGACAAGCTCATACATTTTTACTTTGGCATAAAATACGAGCTTGTGTGGAATACCATAAAAATCGAACTTCCAGAACTGAAGAACAAAATAGAAAAAGTATTAAAAGAACTTGGTGGGGAATAAAAATAAGGCATTTACCCAGATAGCAATTTCACATTAATTCAAATAAATAGATTTAGTATTGGTGATGTTGAAAAATGACTTACTTATAATTCTTTGGTAACCTTATCGACTGCATTTTATTTAATGAATAAACATTTAGATTCCAGAAAGATAAGTGCTTGGTACTGGACATGCTGTTTTTGCAGAAAGGTATTCAGGTTCAACTTGGATAAACAATACTAAAAACTTACCTAAAGTTGTTGGACAATTTTTAAATCGACTTTCTAACAATGCTTTTACATTATTTAATGTTAAAAAAAGGTGGAAATTCAAAATATAGAGGTAATTAATATGAAAATTAAACTTACATTTTATGGACCGTATAAATTGTATGGCAAAAACGAAGAACTTTTATTTGACTCAGATATATCAAAAGACTATGGTATTTATCTTTGGACAGTAAAATATGAAAATGGGTATCTAGTTGACTATATTGGTGAAACAGGAAGAACATTTTGGCAACGTATGAAAGAACATTTGATAGAAACCTTCGGCGGAAACTATAGAATATGTGATCCAGAATTACTTTCCAAAGGAAAAGAAAAAATAATCTGGAATGGTCTTTGGCGAAAAGAAACGAGAAATAAAATAATTGAATTTATAGATAAAGTTGAATTTCTTGTGCCTTTAATTAAAGAGTACATCAATTAGATATCAGATTTACAAAGCCCAGAAACATTCCTGATGAAAAGATTATAGTTGAAATAAAATCTTCTGAAACAATCCATGGATTAAAAGAAAGGTTGATAATAAACGGGTAATTTCATGATGACTTTATCAATACTCTTTTTTCCTTCTGATAAGGATAATTTTCGGATATATTTCCTTTTTAAAAGGAAAGATTATAATGGAAGCCATTTTCAAACAGGAATTATTTTTATTTTTGTATCATTTATTTCTATTGAGTCTTCTTGGTCATATGTAAGTATAAATAGGTTCTCTATATTTAATTGCTTAGATGCAGATAATATCCCCTCAATTTCTCTATTTTTATTTTTTCATTTAATGTCCATGTTACCTGATAAGTATTTAAAAGATTATCAACTTTTGCTATAAGATCGCATTTATTTTTTTCATTAAAGTAAAAAATTTCATAATCTCCAAAATCATGATATTCACCTCCAAAAAATATGCCATATTTTCCTTATAAAAAGGATAATTATATCATTTTATTTCCTTGTTAAAAGGAAATATTTTTTTAGGGTGTGTTCGCAATATAATATCTTATATGCTTCAACTATTGCAGGTATATCTTTTGATAATGGACTCCTTCATT is a genomic window containing:
- a CDS encoding nucleotidyltransferase family protein: MKTLNEIISIIKDLKKEIEQKYKVEILGIFGSFARGEQKETSDVDILVKFHKNATLFDFIGLSIFLQEKLGIDVDIVPQDAVRKELREKINQEVVNI
- a CDS encoding DUF86 domain-containing protein, which translates into the protein MRRDIKLYVNDILDAILAIEKFVEGMNFEKFKRDDKTSSAVIRKFEIIGEATKHIPDEIRQKYPNIPWKEMAGFRDKLIHFYFGIKYELVWNTIKIELPELKNKIEKVLKELGGE